A stretch of Ipomoea triloba cultivar NCNSP0323 chromosome 13, ASM357664v1 DNA encodes these proteins:
- the LOC116001171 gene encoding UPF0481 protein At3g47200-like, with translation MAENEIRLAVGGGDSNSVAITVAANLGNKKKIQKLPLHLRYKEDSDFYDPRVVPIGPYNYGHPSLQLVQGIKYKVLDHFISNNSSSSWQKDYEFYFKKMLEVVDTARSCYILLENKYPFDDHRLAEIMLLDACFLLNHFLITTDDAVLAWGYYSPLDITTLIDAAGGLAFTECDMLLLENQIPLWIIELLFNARYCNPPHTWKQLLSMKCQQVVWEEIVFKNVDELERHVNLQHDDEAPLHLLEYCHMLMVSRPHSAEAAGIGNAPTMSTQQLIDEHGYLFSSVMDLKSKGIHFRRNYTDYSLRGIKFDSTLLRAEVKLPVFDASTVTRVCLQNMIAYELCNYRRTQFVVGSYINFMKSLIVSPGDVKELREKCIIRRAIGEDNDIVKLFHGLNTYGFDNPAIFKEVKHKILKHYNSKTKTWMVEIAHTYFKSPWTAIALFAATFLLVLTFLQTYFTINPRGN, from the coding sequence ATGGCGGAGAATGAGATCCGGCTAGCAGTAGGAGGAGGAGACAGTAATAGTGTTGCGATAACAGTAGCTGCGAATCTGGGAAACAAAAAGAAGATTCAGAAACTTCCACTTCACTTGCGTTACAAGGAGGACAGCGACTTCTACGATCCTAGAGTAGTGCCCATAGGGCCATACAACTATGGCCACCCATCGCTGCAGCTCGTCCAGGGAATCAAGTACAAGGTGTTGGATCATTTCATTTCCaataattcttcttcttcttggcaGAAGGATTATGAGTTCTACTTTAAGAAGATGTTGGAGGTGGTGGATACGGCCCGGAGCTGTTACATATTATTGGAGAATAAATATCCATTTGATGATCACCGGTTAGCTGAAATAATGCTGCTGGACGCCTGCTTCCTATTGAATCACTTCCTGATCACCACCGATGATGCTGTTTTAGCCTGGGGGTATTACTCACCACTGGATATTACAACCTTGATTGACGCGGCTGGAGGGCTTGCTTTCACAGAATGCGACATGTTATTGCTTGAGAATCAGATCCCACTCTGGATTATTGAGCTCTTGTTTAACGCCAGATATTGTAATCCCCCCCATACATGGAAACAACTACTTTCCATGAAATGCCAACAAGTGGTTTGGGAAGAGATTGTGTTCAAGAATGTTGATGAGCTGGAAAGACATGTTAACCTGCAGCATGATGATGAAGCACCGCTTCATCTGTTAGAGTATTGTCATATGCTGATGGTGAGCCGCCCCCACTCTGCAGAAGCAGCAGGTATAGGTAACGCCCCAACAATGTCAACACAACAGTTAATAGATGAGCACGGGTATTTATTTAGTTCGGTCATGGATCTTAAATCAAAGGGCATTCATTTTAGGCGCAACTATACTGATTATTCTCTGAGGGGCATCAAATTCGACTCTACTCTTCTGCGAGCAGAGGTTAAGCTTCCCGTTTTTGATGCATCCACCGTTACCCGAGTTTGCCTCCAAAACATGATAGCTTATGAGCTCTGCAACTATAGACGTACGCAATTTGTGGTAGGTAGCTACATCAACTTTATGAAATCACTCATTGTTTCTCCTGGAGACGTTAAGGAGCTAAGAGAAAAGTGCATTATAAGAAGAGCAATTGGAGAAGACAACGACATTGTCAAGTTGTTCCATGGGCTAAACACTTATGGCTTTGATAACCCCGCCATCTTCAAGGAAGTCAAGCATAAAATCCTAAAACATTACAATAGCAAAACAAAGACGTGGATGGTTGAAATCGCCCACACTTATTTCAAATCCCCATGGACTGCTATAGCTTTATTTGCTGCTacttttcttcttgttttaacttttttgcAGACTTATTTCACCATTAACCCGCGCGGTAACTAG
- the LOC116003081 gene encoding U-box domain-containing protein 2-like isoform X2, giving the protein MRKFLRSPFVWSRRPNERRIGGGVENSLLTSLFLLSSLENLNSELVRKYYREAEDVLKILKPILNAIVYTQIASDRLLQNVFSELGRAIDELMELFETCQPWSSKIYFVLQVESLIAKVQSCSLKILQLLISSYRCLPGESSLRLLEHCVLEIKSMDYELLSTTISETIKDQVECSGASSDSLEKIADRLCLKSNQDLLIEILALEKLKENSEQDEKSEEVEHIEQIIGLVTHMREALVMMKQSENSTSVSIPADFCCPLSLELMRNPVTVASGQTYEWACIRKWIALGLRVCPNTRQTLAHTNLIPNCSLKAQITDWCETNSVNLPVPVKALSLSQPSFVVLHGESGAPIDNHIVSTSWDCNYGSPESPCSSRKVSISSSAILREAASPSQSCLSSEESCCGAAIYGLRLDVETTSLKSSVGGLQKSEDRSINSVSYYSMQLSMNSVSSTVESFLRGHSQTAYATPDSIHSLGSPTSYPSPYASQRETYSQSLVCSASDASLSRVGSYGLGVDVDMVSLNGSEDWMAYSSYGSMNSIKYSMWLSMNNAPSVDGGSHLSHNRTTSASSTLSNLKLSRVTSGVASGSYTASTLSTSRGEFGFPSPLKERPCPPSLWHRLFERFNPRIVSSTVPETMAGLSEVEKEVRKLVVDLKMTSIDLRRNAAAELQLQAKHSMENQIMLRLSGASNLVHKVQENAVTALLKLSNNDNNKYTIVSAGAVEPLIDVLETGSRVAKKNSAATLFTLSVIEENKIKIGRSGVITALVNFLGNGTPRGKKNAAKALFNLSILHKNKASMVQAGAVKHLIKLMQPADRMVDKAVAILSKLATIHDGRILIDQEGGIPVLVNVVKIGSARSKEYAAAALNQLCFNTTSLSIGMDNKVKIAKLGAIKPLVDLLKNGTSRGKKDAASALFSLSLIDENKAQILHAGAVKYLIELLDPALWMADDAVAFLYNLATIHKGRTAIVQEGGIPVMVEVVNSGSARGKENAAATLLLLCTNSNSLRNIILHEGAIPSLEALLQSGNTRAREKAEAVLSYLKQDNEKASG; this is encoded by the exons ATGAGAAAGTTTTTGCGTAGCCCGTTTGTTTGGAGTCGACGACCTAATGAGCGTCGCATTG GTGGTGGGGTAGAGAATTCTCTGTTAACCAGCCTTTTCCTTTTATCGTCACTGGAAAACTTAAATTCTGAACTGGTTCGTAAGTATTATCGGGAGGCGGAAGATGTACTGAAGATTTTAAAGCCAATTCTCAATGCCATTGTTTATACTCAAATTGCTTCTGATAGGCTGCTTCAAAATGTGTTTTCCGAATTGGGTCGTGCAATTGATGAGCTGATGGAGCTATTTGAAACCTGCCAACCGTGGAGCAGCAAAATTTATTTT GTCCTGCAAGTTGAATCTCTGATTGCAAAAGTTCAAAGTTGCAGCCTGAAAATTCTTCAGCTACTCATATCTTCTTATAGGTGCCTCCCAGGTGAATCAAGTTTAAGGTTGCTTGAG CACTGTGTGCTGGAAATCAAGTCTATGGATTATGAACTCTTATCAACAACTATCTCTGAGACTATAAAGGATCAAGTGGAATGTTCTGGGGCGAGCTCAGATAGCCTGGAGAAAATTGCTGATCGCCTGTGCTTAAAGTCAAACCAGGATCTTCTTATTGAGATATTAGCCCTTGAAAAATTGAAGGAGAATTCAGAACAAGATGAAAAGAGTGAAGAAGTTGAACACATTGAACAGATTATTGGTCTTGTTACTCATATGCGTGAGGCCCTTGTTATGATGAAACAGTCTGAGAATTCTACCTCTGTCTCAATTCCGGCAGATTTCTGCTGTCCTCTCTCACTTGAATTAATGAGGAACCCTGTAACTGTTGCATCTGGACAGACATATGAGTGGGCCTGCATTCGAAAATGGATTGCTCTTGGCCTCAGAGTTTGCCCTAACACACGGCAAACTTTGGCACACACAAATCTTATTCCTAATTGCTCTCTTAAGGCACAGATTACAGATTGGTGTGAAACAAACAGTGTAAATCTACCCGTTCCAGTGAAGGCTTTGAGCTTGAGCCAGCCCTCATTTGTTGTACTGCATGGAGAATCTGGTGCACCCATAGATAATCACATAGTTTCAACTTCATGGGACTGTAACTACGGATCACCTGAATCCCCTTGTTCCTCAAGGAAAGTATCAATATCATCCAGTGCAATTCTAAGAGAGGCGGCATCTCCATCTCAATCTTGTTTGTCTTCAGAGGAATCTTGTTGTGGAGCTGCCATTTATGGGCTGAGGTTGGATGTTGAGACAACGTCTCTTAAGAGTTCTGTAGGCGGCCTGCAAAAGTCAGAAGATAGAAGTATAAACTCAGTTAGCTACTATTCTATGCAGCTGTCTATGAATAGTGTGTCATCAACTGTTGAAAGCTTCCTTCGGGGTCATAGTCAAACTGCTTATGCAACACCTGATTCAATTCACTCTTTAGGTTCCCCTACAAGTTATCCCTCACCTTATGCATCTCAAAGAGAAACATATTCTCAATCTCTTGTCTGCTCAGCTTCAGATGCATCTTTGTCCAGAGTTGGTAGTTATGGGTTGGGAGTGGATGTTGATATGGTGTCTCTTAATGGTTCTGAAGACTGGATGGCGTACTCAAGTTATGGAAGTATGaactcaattaaatattctATGTGGCTATCCATGAACAATGCGCCATCAGTTGATGGAGGCAGCCATCTCAGCCATAACCGAACTACTTCTGCATCCAGCACACtgtcaaatttaaaattgtctCGTGTGACTAGTGGTGTTGCATCAGGATCTTACACTGCTTCTACCTTGAGTACTTCAAGGGGAGAGTTTGGGTTCCCATCCCCACTCAAAGAAAGACCTTGTCCTCCCTCCCTCTGGCACAGGCTATTTGAGAGGTTTAATCCAAGAATAGTTTCTTCCACTGTCCCTGAAACAATGGCTGGTCTTTCAGAAGTTGAGAAGGAAGTTAGAAAGCTTGTTGTGGACTTGAAGATGACTTCAATTGATCTGCGGAGAAATGCAGCAGCTGAACTCCAGTTACAAGCCAAGCATAGCATGGAGAACCAGATTATGCTTAGGTTAAGTGGTGCTTCAAACCTAGTGCATAAAGTGCAGGAAAATGCTGTCACCGCACTTCTCAAACTGTCAAACAATGACAACAACAAGTACACGATTGTGAGTGCTGGTGCAGTTGAGCCACTGATTGATGTTCTTGAGACTGGGAGCCGTGTGGCTAAAAAAAACTCTGCTGCCACTCTTTTTACCTTATCAGTTATCGAGGAAAATAAGATCAAGATTGGGAGATCTGGGGTAATAACAGCTCTAGTTAATTTCCTTGGAAATGGAACTCCTAGGGGCAAGAAAAACGCAGCAAAAGCTTTGTTTAACTTGTCAATACTTCATAAAAACAAGGCTAGCATGGTGCAGGCTGGTGCAGTAAAGCACCTCATAAAGTTGATGCAACCTGCTGACAGGATGGTTGATAAAGCGGTTGCTATTTTGTCTAAACTTGCTACCATTCATGATGGAAGAATATTAATTGATCAGGAAGGAGGGATCCCAGTTCTGGTGAATGTTGTCAAAATTGGATCTGCAAGAAGTAAGGAGTATGCAGCTGCTGCTCTCAATCAATTATGCTTCAACACTACCAGTCTATCAATTGGCATGGATAACAAGGTCAAGATTGCCAAGCTTGGGGCAATAAAGCCACTTGTAGATTTACTGAAAAATGGAACTTCTAGAGGCAAGAAAGATGCAGCATCAGCTTTGTTTAGCTTGTCGTTAATTGATGAAAACAAAGCTCAAATCCTACATGCAGGTGCTGTAAAATACCTTATAGAGCTGTTAGACCCTGCTCTTTGGATGGCTGATGATGCAGTTGCTTTTCTGTACAATCTTGCTACCATTCATAAAGGAAGAACCGCAATTGTTCAGGAAGGAGGGATCCCCGTCATGGTTGAAGTTGTTAACAGCGGATCAGCAAGAGGTAAGGAGAATGCAGCTGCTACTCTCCTGCTACTATGCACCAACAGTAATAGCCTCCGCAATATAATTCTCCATGAAGGAGCTATCCCTTCATTAGAAGCACTGTTGCAGTCTGGCAACACCAGAGCAAGAGAAAAG GCTGAGGCAGTCCTTAGCTACCTGAAACAA
- the LOC116003081 gene encoding U-box domain-containing protein 2-like isoform X1, with product MRKFLRSPFVWSRRPNERRIATGGGVENSLLTSLFLLSSLENLNSELVRKYYREAEDVLKILKPILNAIVYTQIASDRLLQNVFSELGRAIDELMELFETCQPWSSKIYFVLQVESLIAKVQSCSLKILQLLISSYRCLPGESSLRLLEHCVLEIKSMDYELLSTTISETIKDQVECSGASSDSLEKIADRLCLKSNQDLLIEILALEKLKENSEQDEKSEEVEHIEQIIGLVTHMREALVMMKQSENSTSVSIPADFCCPLSLELMRNPVTVASGQTYEWACIRKWIALGLRVCPNTRQTLAHTNLIPNCSLKAQITDWCETNSVNLPVPVKALSLSQPSFVVLHGESGAPIDNHIVSTSWDCNYGSPESPCSSRKVSISSSAILREAASPSQSCLSSEESCCGAAIYGLRLDVETTSLKSSVGGLQKSEDRSINSVSYYSMQLSMNSVSSTVESFLRGHSQTAYATPDSIHSLGSPTSYPSPYASQRETYSQSLVCSASDASLSRVGSYGLGVDVDMVSLNGSEDWMAYSSYGSMNSIKYSMWLSMNNAPSVDGGSHLSHNRTTSASSTLSNLKLSRVTSGVASGSYTASTLSTSRGEFGFPSPLKERPCPPSLWHRLFERFNPRIVSSTVPETMAGLSEVEKEVRKLVVDLKMTSIDLRRNAAAELQLQAKHSMENQIMLRLSGASNLVHKVQENAVTALLKLSNNDNNKYTIVSAGAVEPLIDVLETGSRVAKKNSAATLFTLSVIEENKIKIGRSGVITALVNFLGNGTPRGKKNAAKALFNLSILHKNKASMVQAGAVKHLIKLMQPADRMVDKAVAILSKLATIHDGRILIDQEGGIPVLVNVVKIGSARSKEYAAAALNQLCFNTTSLSIGMDNKVKIAKLGAIKPLVDLLKNGTSRGKKDAASALFSLSLIDENKAQILHAGAVKYLIELLDPALWMADDAVAFLYNLATIHKGRTAIVQEGGIPVMVEVVNSGSARGKENAAATLLLLCTNSNSLRNIILHEGAIPSLEALLQSGNTRAREKAEAVLSYLKQDNEKASG from the exons ATGAGAAAGTTTTTGCGTAGCCCGTTTGTTTGGAGTCGACGACCTAATGAGCGTCGCATTG CAACAGGTGGTGGGGTAGAGAATTCTCTGTTAACCAGCCTTTTCCTTTTATCGTCACTGGAAAACTTAAATTCTGAACTGGTTCGTAAGTATTATCGGGAGGCGGAAGATGTACTGAAGATTTTAAAGCCAATTCTCAATGCCATTGTTTATACTCAAATTGCTTCTGATAGGCTGCTTCAAAATGTGTTTTCCGAATTGGGTCGTGCAATTGATGAGCTGATGGAGCTATTTGAAACCTGCCAACCGTGGAGCAGCAAAATTTATTTT GTCCTGCAAGTTGAATCTCTGATTGCAAAAGTTCAAAGTTGCAGCCTGAAAATTCTTCAGCTACTCATATCTTCTTATAGGTGCCTCCCAGGTGAATCAAGTTTAAGGTTGCTTGAG CACTGTGTGCTGGAAATCAAGTCTATGGATTATGAACTCTTATCAACAACTATCTCTGAGACTATAAAGGATCAAGTGGAATGTTCTGGGGCGAGCTCAGATAGCCTGGAGAAAATTGCTGATCGCCTGTGCTTAAAGTCAAACCAGGATCTTCTTATTGAGATATTAGCCCTTGAAAAATTGAAGGAGAATTCAGAACAAGATGAAAAGAGTGAAGAAGTTGAACACATTGAACAGATTATTGGTCTTGTTACTCATATGCGTGAGGCCCTTGTTATGATGAAACAGTCTGAGAATTCTACCTCTGTCTCAATTCCGGCAGATTTCTGCTGTCCTCTCTCACTTGAATTAATGAGGAACCCTGTAACTGTTGCATCTGGACAGACATATGAGTGGGCCTGCATTCGAAAATGGATTGCTCTTGGCCTCAGAGTTTGCCCTAACACACGGCAAACTTTGGCACACACAAATCTTATTCCTAATTGCTCTCTTAAGGCACAGATTACAGATTGGTGTGAAACAAACAGTGTAAATCTACCCGTTCCAGTGAAGGCTTTGAGCTTGAGCCAGCCCTCATTTGTTGTACTGCATGGAGAATCTGGTGCACCCATAGATAATCACATAGTTTCAACTTCATGGGACTGTAACTACGGATCACCTGAATCCCCTTGTTCCTCAAGGAAAGTATCAATATCATCCAGTGCAATTCTAAGAGAGGCGGCATCTCCATCTCAATCTTGTTTGTCTTCAGAGGAATCTTGTTGTGGAGCTGCCATTTATGGGCTGAGGTTGGATGTTGAGACAACGTCTCTTAAGAGTTCTGTAGGCGGCCTGCAAAAGTCAGAAGATAGAAGTATAAACTCAGTTAGCTACTATTCTATGCAGCTGTCTATGAATAGTGTGTCATCAACTGTTGAAAGCTTCCTTCGGGGTCATAGTCAAACTGCTTATGCAACACCTGATTCAATTCACTCTTTAGGTTCCCCTACAAGTTATCCCTCACCTTATGCATCTCAAAGAGAAACATATTCTCAATCTCTTGTCTGCTCAGCTTCAGATGCATCTTTGTCCAGAGTTGGTAGTTATGGGTTGGGAGTGGATGTTGATATGGTGTCTCTTAATGGTTCTGAAGACTGGATGGCGTACTCAAGTTATGGAAGTATGaactcaattaaatattctATGTGGCTATCCATGAACAATGCGCCATCAGTTGATGGAGGCAGCCATCTCAGCCATAACCGAACTACTTCTGCATCCAGCACACtgtcaaatttaaaattgtctCGTGTGACTAGTGGTGTTGCATCAGGATCTTACACTGCTTCTACCTTGAGTACTTCAAGGGGAGAGTTTGGGTTCCCATCCCCACTCAAAGAAAGACCTTGTCCTCCCTCCCTCTGGCACAGGCTATTTGAGAGGTTTAATCCAAGAATAGTTTCTTCCACTGTCCCTGAAACAATGGCTGGTCTTTCAGAAGTTGAGAAGGAAGTTAGAAAGCTTGTTGTGGACTTGAAGATGACTTCAATTGATCTGCGGAGAAATGCAGCAGCTGAACTCCAGTTACAAGCCAAGCATAGCATGGAGAACCAGATTATGCTTAGGTTAAGTGGTGCTTCAAACCTAGTGCATAAAGTGCAGGAAAATGCTGTCACCGCACTTCTCAAACTGTCAAACAATGACAACAACAAGTACACGATTGTGAGTGCTGGTGCAGTTGAGCCACTGATTGATGTTCTTGAGACTGGGAGCCGTGTGGCTAAAAAAAACTCTGCTGCCACTCTTTTTACCTTATCAGTTATCGAGGAAAATAAGATCAAGATTGGGAGATCTGGGGTAATAACAGCTCTAGTTAATTTCCTTGGAAATGGAACTCCTAGGGGCAAGAAAAACGCAGCAAAAGCTTTGTTTAACTTGTCAATACTTCATAAAAACAAGGCTAGCATGGTGCAGGCTGGTGCAGTAAAGCACCTCATAAAGTTGATGCAACCTGCTGACAGGATGGTTGATAAAGCGGTTGCTATTTTGTCTAAACTTGCTACCATTCATGATGGAAGAATATTAATTGATCAGGAAGGAGGGATCCCAGTTCTGGTGAATGTTGTCAAAATTGGATCTGCAAGAAGTAAGGAGTATGCAGCTGCTGCTCTCAATCAATTATGCTTCAACACTACCAGTCTATCAATTGGCATGGATAACAAGGTCAAGATTGCCAAGCTTGGGGCAATAAAGCCACTTGTAGATTTACTGAAAAATGGAACTTCTAGAGGCAAGAAAGATGCAGCATCAGCTTTGTTTAGCTTGTCGTTAATTGATGAAAACAAAGCTCAAATCCTACATGCAGGTGCTGTAAAATACCTTATAGAGCTGTTAGACCCTGCTCTTTGGATGGCTGATGATGCAGTTGCTTTTCTGTACAATCTTGCTACCATTCATAAAGGAAGAACCGCAATTGTTCAGGAAGGAGGGATCCCCGTCATGGTTGAAGTTGTTAACAGCGGATCAGCAAGAGGTAAGGAGAATGCAGCTGCTACTCTCCTGCTACTATGCACCAACAGTAATAGCCTCCGCAATATAATTCTCCATGAAGGAGCTATCCCTTCATTAGAAGCACTGTTGCAGTCTGGCAACACCAGAGCAAGAGAAAAG GCTGAGGCAGTCCTTAGCTACCTGAAACAA